A region from the Rhizoctonia solani chromosome 13, complete sequence genome encodes:
- a CDS encoding pectate lyase → MVHISFATLTVIAGVLAQTALAAPSEKRAASCSFPNPSSSTDVKFDAARTIKAGESFDGKNLRYHRGVTCGGQKEGGDKDAVFLLESGATLSNAVIGKNQNEGVHCKGPCTIRNVWFEDVCEDAITIRQSSGTTTITGGGAKNADDKVIQHNGGGLVKIDSYCVQDFGKLYRSCGNCSTQVKREVQISNIIARNGKVLAGVNSNYGDVATIDTKTNSYTSVKSICNTYQGNDKSQEPPMLTENKSNAK, encoded by the exons ATGGTTCATATCTCTTTCGCTACCTTGACCGTCATCGCCGGCGTCCTTGCCCAAACCGCGCTCGCTGCACCTTCTGAAAAACGGGCAGCCAGCTGCTCGTTCCCGAACCCATCTTCATCCACCGACGTCAAGTTCGATGCCGCTCGCACCATCAAGGCCGGCGAGTCCTTTGACG GCAAGAACCTCCGCTACCACCGCGGTGTCACATGCGGTGGCCAGAAGGAAGGTGGCGACAAGGATGCTGTCTTCCTGCTCGAGTCCGGCGCTACCCTATC CAATGCCGTGATCGGCAAAAACCAAAACGAGGGCGTCCACTGCAAGGGACCTTGCACCATCCGCAACGTCTGGTTCGAGGACGTATGCGAGGACGCAATCACCATCAGGCAGAGCTCCGGTACGACCACCATCACCGGCGGAGGCGCCAAGAACGCCGACGACAAGGTCATTCAGCACAACGGCGGAG GTCTTGTCAAGATCGACTCGTACTGCGTCCAGGACTTCGGCAAGCTCTATCGATCGTGCGGCAACTGCAGCACGCAGGTGAAGCGCGAGGTGCAGATCAGCAACATCATCGCTCGCAACGGCAAGGTGCTCGCAGGCGTGAACTCGAACTACGGGGATGTAGCGACGATCGACACGAAGACGAACTCGTACACAAGCGTCAAGTCGATCTGCAACACGTACCAGGGCAACGACAAGAGCCAGGAGCCTCCTATGCTGACGGAGAACAAGTCGAATGCCAAGTGA
- a CDS encoding Negative regulator of sexual conjugation and meiosis, with the protein MSHVVFPTDGERMARPQASSALFAALAANTERFSQPYQYAIPPLQTSGISRRLSSAGYDSPSSGLPSPTWPTPPHTPSKSQNEPKPLLLPPSVVSSASPIRMSPRANPRRLSNASARFSRRVSLASAYSLSRPPSSARLQSRQVSVRLASSVRNSSYSNGMPEETLGEGDVVGHGMIVNGELVTAVDHGREPVMGGPENGANARYEIVRKLGSGSYATVFLAREILAEPGPPTDSDLPFEWNGSDDTHADPDMTIRPSSARIYGRSFAIKCLSRASLTSPESLAVQMLEATIHGSLPVHSNVVTLHAALESNSCLFLVLEYVRGPTSSTFSSRAAIRSPRRLCLKNTNTNSLPVPHPMSPSRTAPRQPHRSFPPSGPVSSSVRHGSSSSRACSGRCATPLLPAMPMESPTATSSPRTLSLPMRVGEDRRVVVKLSDFGLATGDDESADMDCGSAPYMSYECRNNCAPTYKPRAADVWSLGIVLINMLYHVNPWSDTFESACPSFTAFRLAPIEFFLSRFAGMTRTVATFLATRVFCIPDTNRIDAEGFGEWVKDLVSHFGEPVSVGGVVVKGCVPVQREGLIDVEGAKEVLGLGLVLAEEVQVVREEGDEGEEEEPMTPVAEEKEIMRTTTSGARKRGKRGAKKNKQPETVAATITTTTETAAKVQDLARELSAQSGKMSRESSGSGTGSKLTKKASKWSLFRVKNEAGVKKEPSSGAGGGSAATVKSLLTSLDAQPAMPEPKYVHPHAPGATHVPHPPMVHQPLPPPPAATTAPTQIPFPVHAPHTPSPLGGRRPADRWGDSPIGQFGTSPVGASGRMYKAPRGSDSNVSLTGSVKSNGPGSVNAFSAPALANAFNPPAPTSAYSPVPIPNAVPPNAHNAAPIPESTSAPRPQNPTTGARARRPSPLRSPTFPTGRLARSRPSRPASPARPRCIPIIPRARRPRSNVKYIEGTPWELDALPRQAHPRVNGQLVQGHIHGGPTGSRRNKPRNANGLGTISEGGERKSMNLERQRSASPEVPKKVQKGQINTLRGMLRAFGAGGKD; encoded by the exons CCGCCGACTGTCCAGTGCTGGCTACGACTCTCCCTCGTCTGGCCTGCCGAGCCCCACATGGCCTACGCCGCCGCACACGCCGTCCAAGAGCCAGAATGAGCCCAAGCCGCTGTTGCTCCCACCGTCGGTGGTGTCGTCGGCGTCTCCGATCCGAATGAGTCCACGTGCAAATCCAAGGCGACTCAGCAATGCCTCTGCCCGCTTCTCTCGTCGTGTCTCTCTCGCCAGCGCTTATTCTCTCTCCCGCCCTCCCTCGAGCGCCCGTCTCCAGTCCCGCCAGGTCTCTGTCCGTCTTGCCTCGTCCGTCCGCAACTCGTCCTATTCCAATGGCATGCCTGAAGAAACACTCGGAGAAGGAGATGTCGTTGGTCATGGCATGATCGTCAACGGCGAGCTCGTTACCGCTGTCGACCATGGCCGTGAGCCGGTGATGGGCGGCCCCGAGAATGGCGCCAACGCACGATACGAAATTGTCCGTAAACTCGGAAGTGGTTCCTATGCTACTGTGTTCCTTGCCCGCGAGATCCTGGCCGAGCCTGGTCCCCCGACCGATAGCGACCTGCCGTTTGAGTGGAATGGATCGGACGACACCCATGCAGATCCCGACATGACGATCCGCCCCTCGAGTGCACGTATCTACGGCCGGTCTTTTGCAATCAAATGTCTCTCTCGTGCGTCCCTCACATCTCCCGAGAGTCTCGCCGTCCAGATGCTTGAAGCCACCATCCACGGAAGTCTCCCTGTCCACTCCAACGTCGTTACGCTCCATGCAGCCCTCGAAAGCAACTCGtgcctcttcctcgtcctcgaaTACGTCCGCGGCCCGACCTCTTCTACTTTCTCGAGCAGAGCCGCGATACGTTCCCCCCGTCGCCTCTGTCTGAAGAACACGAACACGAATTCACTCCCCGTGCCCCATCCCATGTCCCCGAGCAGAACCGCACCCCGCCAACCCCATCGCTCCTTTCCGCCCTCGGGCCCAGTCTCATCCTCAGTCCGACACGGCTCAAGCTCATCGCGAGCATGTTCAGGCAGATGTGCGACGCCGTTGCTGCCTGCCATGCCCATGGAGTCTCCCACCGCGACATCAAGCCCGAGAACTTTATCGTTACCGATGCGAGTCGGCGAGGATCGTCGCGTTGTCGTCAAGCTCTCTGACTTTGGTTTGGCTACTGGTGATGATGAAAGCGCTGACATGGATTGTGGATCTGCTCCGTACATGAGCTATG AATGCCGAAACAACTGCGCACCCACCTACAAGCCCCGTGCAGCCGACGTCTGGTCTCTCGGCATTGTCCTTATCAACAT GCTCTACCACGTCAACCCCTGGTCCGACACATTCGAATCTGCCTGCCCATCCTTTACAGCCTTCCGACTTGCACCCATCGAGTTCTTCCTGTCCCGCTTTGCCGGCATGACCCGCACCGTCGCTACATTCCTCGCCACCCGCGTCTTTTGCATCCCCGACACGAACCGCATCGACGCTGAAGGGTTCGGCGAATGGGTCAAGGACCTCGTCTCGCATTTCGGCGAACCGGTTTCCGTAGGCGGTGTGGTTGTCAAGGGATGCGTGCCCGTGCAGAGGGAAGGCCTCATTGATGTCGAGGGTGCCAAGGAGGTGTTGGGTCTCGGTTTGGTCTTGGCCGAAGAGGTTCAAGTGGTCCGTGAGGAAGGAGacgaaggagaagaggaagaacccatgACGCCCGTCGCAGAGGAAAAAGAAATCATGCGCACGACGACTTCGGGAGCTAGGAAACGCGGCAAGCGAGGtgccaagaagaacaaacAGCCCGAGACGGTCGCTGCTACTATTACCACTACTACTGAAACCGCAGCCAAAGTCCAAGACCTCGCTCGCGAGCTGTCTGCTCAGTCTGGAAAGATGTCTCGCGAGAGTTCGGGTTCGGGCACTGGAAGCAAGTTGACCAAGAAGGCGAGCAAGTGGAGTTTGTTCCGTGTCAAGAACGAGGCGGGTGTCAAGAAGGAGCCGAGCTctggtgctggtggtggATCGGCCGCGACGGTCAAGTCTCTGCTTACCAGCCTCGACGCTCAGCCTGCTATGCCTGAGCCGAAGTATGTGCACCCTCATGCCCCTGGAGCAACGCACGTCCCGCACCCTCCGATGGTGCACCAGCCGCTGCCGCCTCCTCCCGCTGCAACAACCGCCCCGACTCAGATCCCGTTCCCGGTCCACGCGCCTCATACACCTTCTCCCCTCGGCGGACGTCGTCCCGCAGACAGATGGGGCGACTCGCCCATCGGTCAATTTGGCACGTCTCCGGTCGGCGCGAGCGGAAGAATGTACAAGGCCCCCAGAGGGAGCGATTCGAATGTATCGCTTACAGGTTCGGTCAAGTCCAACGGTCCAGGCTCGGTCAATGCGTTCAGCGCACCCGCGCTTGCCAATGCGTTCAACCCCCCTGCCCCAACCAGCGCATACAGTCCTGTCCCAATCCCCAACGCGGTCCCGCCCAACGCCCACAACGCCGCGCCGATCCCCGAGTCTACGAGCGCGCCTCGGCCGCAGAATCCAACAACTGGCGCCAGAGCACGTCGACCGTCTCCACTTCGTTCACCCACTTTTCCAACGGGTCGTCTCGCACGGTCTCGACCGTCGCGACCAGCGTCTCCGGCTCGGCCTCGATGTATTCCCATCATTCCAAGGGCTCGCCGGCCCCGA TCGAACGTCAAGT ATATCGAAGGCACACCATGGGAACTTGAtgctcttcctcgtcaaGCCCACCCTCGAGTCAACGGCCAACTCGTCCAGGGCCACATTCACGGTGGTCCGACCGGGTCTCGGAGGAATAAGCCGCGCAACGCAAATGGCCTAGGCACGATCAGCGAAGGTGGAGAGCGCAAGAGCATGAACCTTGAACGGCAACGGAGTGCGAGTCCCGAGGTTCCGAAGAAGGTTCAAAAGGGACAGATTAATACGCTTCGTGGAATGTTGAGGGCCTTTGGAGCAGGAGGCAAGGATTAA
- a CDS encoding MYND Zn-finger protein — protein MDFEPLLEFLQPHLPPFVFHLLLNLASSLASTINTLSYALTHPSDPDSTEALKSLVPSLLSFLALYFTIVSVYRTIRSAINLVFFLVKWIGILSMLVLGFSYAMGGNAAESFGDLAARLHEFEAAYKEHAQPPKEGKTGPRSVWDHFDARDRDSKDSGKLWWKKDKDTTPPASTFGYVYEQVSSYKWAWDALVDTREDTGSERVKRAKKEKSKPQVNAKSKPGQRVR, from the coding sequence ATGGATTTCGAACCGCTACTCGAGTTCTTACAACCTCATCTCCcaccttttgtttttcacTTGTTATTAAACCTGGCTTCCTCACTTGCCTCAACTATCAATACGCTTTCTTATGCTCTAACTCATCCTTCTGACCCCGACTCTACCGAGGCTCTGAAGTCGCTCGTGCCTTCGCTTTTATCATTCTTGGCCCTATACTTCACGATCGTGTCTGTCTATCGAACGATACGAAGTGCCATCAATCTAGTTTTTTTCTTGGTCAAGTGGATTGGTATATTGTCCATGCTAGTTCTCGGTTTCTCTTATGCTATGGGTGGCAATGCCGCAGAAAGCTTTGGTGATCTGGCTGCTCGGCTTCACGAATTTGAGGCCGCGTACAAAGAACATGCTCAACCTCCCAAAGAAGGAAAAACGGGCCCCCGGAGTGTCTGGGATCACTTCGACGCGCGTGACCGTGACAGCAAGGATAGCGGGAAGCTCTGGTGGAAAAAAGACAAGGATACAACTCCCCCAGCCTCGACGTTCGGGTACGTTTATGAGCAGGTCTCATCCTACAAATGGGCTTGGGACGCTTTGGTTGATACTCGGGAGGACACTGGTTCGGAACGAGTCAAGCGGGCtaaaaaagaaaagagtaAACCTCAGGTGAACGCCAAGAGCAAACCTGGCCAGCGTGTTCGATAG
- a CDS encoding pectate lyase, with protein sequence MVHISFATLTVIAGVLAQTALAAPSEKRAASCSFPNPSSSTDVKFDAARTIKAGESFDGKNLRYHRGVTCGGQKEGGDKDAVFLLESGATLSNAVIGKNQNEGVHCKGPCTIRNVWFEDVCEDAITIRQSSGTTTITGGGAKNADDKVIQHNGGGLVKIDSYCVQDFGKLYRSCGNCSTQVKREVQISNIIARNGKVLAGVNSNYGDVATIDTKTNSYTSVKSICNTYQGNDKSQEPPMLTENKSNANNHFAKPSVPRDITHVPGADDRNSNAPSRHHYTMFITPSKRKAGEGEEPNGKRAKEEPNSANTSYAKKIYYQVLWRAPQTKKHKTWDGDGVIVITGSTYELLDEEAKTLGSGKILGELVEGAEIKLGGREVQIEREVPATEFLSGKIFGGNASSYQPAAKSVTLNPRQSGFVAPKFNTPRLSNAAKAIPDAKGKGVDRTNTQAKPAAAPPQSVVSAAGLYWTANWRRPQARKHKVWEGSGAISLADGQLKLVNEEGHTVGVKAWKGDPPDFGDVIIVGGHEAEIDAPLSSVEYAASFRPPTVRVVSVEGTGEDAIDGAPAAEIDLTYDVSPVKSKSPAKNGTTRPFTGQPLSKFSINATRKPTNHAFRPPTMKTVETGVGATGCWTSNWRKRQTKKHKSWEGSGIVELTNNTMKLYNDKGRLLKTMRWKSEVPLTGVTFSIDNLEVELQTPVPMEDLESKTCFEPGYSPPGTSTSLAPIAANSTYVAPRSFYAAPEKKEKPPGPLYDPDADGALVMPTPNEAHQKKYNTKNLPVVPVVVDPMLTKFLRPHQREGIQFMYESVMGMRTREQHGCILADEMGLGKTLQTIALVWTLLRNPSGAVPGVIGKALIISAIVDTTLSELEKRVHKWLGRDRLRVFVGDKDKNNIKQFMNSRIHHVLIIGYEKLRTVIDDLTYCTPPIGLIVCDEGHRLKSAQAKTTKMFEALKRTPRRIILSGTPIQNDLGEFHAMADFCNSGMLEEYPRFRRIYETPILKSRSPEASAKDIELGAARAAQLNELAKSFVLRRTADILTNYLPPKTEYVLFVQPTALQLSVFQKILRPTMFKICPIMLAKPDKGAGAENGKTTRTLVQEALGLLPPGAAPDDITLSGKLIALATLLKQLRQTTEEKCILVSHYTSTLNIVEAYCRSVYYTYSRLDGSTAVTKRQQLVDEFNQAKQSNKFLFLLSAKAGGVGLNLIGASRLILIDSDWNPSHDLQSMARIHRDGQKRPVFIYRLITTGTIDEKIYQRQVTKLGLSNSLMSESSGKEANSSSKSSADSFTQRDLQDIFSIHPHTLCQTHELLQCHCSNSDHVVSSNANSDDESELVDPSELAKSVGKKSRKNVINDSDSDSSSESEVEMGFVPASQVKPSKMSKAEKKRRREALASLSQWRHINCFMDGCSELIQDPVLLHILQAADSTMVSSFLADQSGQQKDWGGMVSYAFEKRSGSQLT encoded by the exons ATGGTTCATATCTCTTTCGCTACCTTGACCGTCATCGCCGGCGTCCTTGCCCAAACCGCGCTCGCTGCACCTTCTGAAAAACGGGCAGCCAGCTGCTCGTTCCCGAACCCATCTTCATCCACCGACGTCAAGTTCGATGCCGCTCGCACCATCAAGGCCGGCGAGTCCTTTGACG GCAAGAACCTCCGCTACCACCGCGGTGTCACATGCGGTGGCCAGAAGGAAGGTGGCGACAAGGATGCTGTCTTCCTGCTCGAGTCCGGCGCTACCCTATC CAATGCCGTGATCGGCAAAAACCAAAACGAGGGCGTCCACTGCAAGGGACCTTGCACCATCCGCAACGTCTGGTTCGAGGACGTATGCGAGGACGCAATCACCATCAGGCAGAGCTCCGGTACGACCACCATCACCGGCGGAGGCGCCAAGAACGCCGACGACAAGGTCATTCAGCACAACGGGGGAG GTCTTGTCAAGATCGACTCGTACTGCGTCCAGGACTTCGGCAAGCTCTATCGATCGTGCGGCAACTGCAGCACGCAGGTGAAGCGCGAGGTGCAGATCAGCAACATCATCGCTCGCAACGGCAAGGTGCTCGCAGGCGTGAACTCGAACTACGGGGATGTAGCGACGATCGACACGAAGACGAACTCGTACACAAGCGTCAAGTCGATCTGCAACACGTACCAGGGCAACGACAAGAGCCAGGAGCCTCCTATGCTGACGGAGAACAAGTCGAATGCCAA TAACCACTTTGCTAAGCCGTCTGTGCCACGTGACATTACACACGTCCCTGGAGCTGATGATCGAAATTCGAACGCGCCTTCCCGCCACCATTATACCATGTTTATCACTCCATCCAAACGAAAAGCTGGAGAAGGCGAGGAGCCCAATGGGAAGAGAGCGAAAGAAGAACCAAACTCAGCAAATACTTCATACGCCAAAAAGATCTATTACCAAGTACTCTG GAGAGCCCCCCAGACAAAAAAGCACAAGACCTGGGAT GGCGACGGTGTAATAGTCATTACTGGTTCAACCTATGAGCTTCTGGATGAGGAGGCTAAGAC CCTCGGTAGCGGGAAGATTCTTGGGGAGCTCGTAGAGGGGGCGGAAATTAAACTTGGTGGCAGAGAG GTACAAATAGAGAGGGAGGTTCCTGCCACAGAGTTCTTGTCTGGTAAGATATTCGGCGGGAATGCGTCATCGTATCAACCGGCCGCAAAGTCGGTCACTCTCAACCCTCGTCAAAGTGGCTTTGTCGCACCAAAGTTCAACACTCCTCGACTGTCCAATGCGGCTAAAGCTATTCCAGATGCGAAGGGCAAAGGCGTAGATCGCACAAATACCCAAGCGAAGCCGGCTGCAGCCCCACCTCAATCTGTGGTATCGGCCGCAGGTCTGTATTGGACTGCTAATTG GCGCCGCCCACAGGCCCGCAAGCACAAAGTATGGGAGGGATCAGGGGCTATTTCGCTGGCCGACGGCCAGCTGAAGCTGGTGAACGAGGAAGGACATAC TGTTGGAGTCAAGGCTTGGAAGGGGGACCCACCAGATTTTGGGGACGTGATTATCGTTGGAGGGCATGAA GCGGAAATCGACGCGCCTCTGTCCAGCGTTGAATACGCAGCATCATTTAGGCCCCCTACAGTTCGCGTGGTCTCGGTCGAAGGGACAGGCGAGGATGCCATTGACGGTGCACCGGCGGCGGAAATCGACCTTACATATGATGTGTCCCCGGTCAAGAGCAAATCTCCTGCCAAGAATGGCACAACTCGCCCTTTTACTGGGCAACCTCTTTCCAAATTCTCTATCAATGCGACACGTAAACCAACCAATCATGCGTTCAGGCCACCCACGATGAAGACCGTCGAAACTGGAGTTGGGGCAACAGGTTGTTGGACTTCCAATTG GCGCAAACGACAGACCAAGAAACACAAATCATGGGAAGGCTCCGGAATCGTCGAACTTACCAACAATACGATGAAGCTTTACAATGACAAGGGCCGCCT GCTCAAGACGATGAGGTGGAAGTCCGAGGTGCCACTCACTGGTGTCACCTTTTCGATAGACAATCTCGAA GTGGAACTTCAGACTCCAGTGCCTATGGAAGACCTCGAATCAAAGACCTGCTTCGAGCCTGGGTACTCGCCCCCCGGAACATCGACCAGCCTGGCACCTATCGCCGCCAATTCCACTTATGTTGCTCCTCGTTCGTTCTATGCTGCTCCAGAGAAGAAAGAGAAGCCCCCTGGCCCTTT GTACGACCCGGATGCAGATGGAGCTCTTGTCATGCCAACTCCGAATGAGGCACACCAGAAGAAATATAACACCAA AAACCTCCCGGTAGTGCCAGTAGTAGTCGATCCGATGCTAACTAAATTTTTGCGTCCTCATCAACGAGAAG GGATTCAATTCATGTATGAGAGTGTGATGGGAATGAGGACCCGGGAGCAACATGGTTGTATCCTTGCGGATGAAAT GGGGTTGGGTAAAACTTTGCAG ACGATTGCCCTTGTCTGGACGCTGTTACGCAA CCCATCAGGCGCTGTGCCAGGGGTAATTGGAAAGGCATTAATT ATCAGCGCAATTGTTGATACCACTCTTTCAGAACTGGAGAAAAGAGTTCATAAATG GCTTGGTCGAGACCGCCTTAGGGTATTCGTGGGAGACAAGGACAAGAACAATATCAAACAATTTATGAACTC GAGAATACACCACGTGCTGATTATTGGCTATGAGAAGCTTCGAACGGTCAT CGACGATTTAACTTACTGCAC CCCGCCTATTGGACTTATTGTTTGCGACGAAG GTCACCGTCTCAAGTCTGCTCAAGCTAAAACTACCAAAATGTTCGAAGCCCTAAAACGAACACCTCGACGAATAATTTTGTCAGGTACACCTATTCAGAATGATTTGGGCGAGTTTCATGCTATG GCAGATTTTTGTAATTCCGGGATGCTTG AGGAGTACCCGCGCTTTCGTAGAATTTACGAAACGCCTATTTTGAAGAGTCGGTCTCCCGAAGCGAGTGCAAAAGATATCGAGCTCGGGGCGGCACGAGCTGCGCAG CTCAATGAGCTCGCCAAATCATTTGTGTTGAGAAGGACCGCAGATATCCTTACCAACTACCTCCCTCCTAAAACCGAATACGTCTTGTTCGTACAGCCTACGGCACTACAGCTGTCGGTCTTTCAAAAGATCCTTCGCCCGACCATGTTCAAGATTTG TCCGATTATGCTTGCCAAACCGGACAAAGGCGCTGGTGCCGAAAATGGGAAGACGACCCGGACACTTGTTCAGGAAGCTTTGGGGCTTTTACCGCCTGGGGCAGCTCCGGATGACATTACTTTGAGTG GTAAACTAATTGCACTTGCCACTCTTCTTAAACAGTTGCGACAA ACAACAGAAGAGAAATGTATACTCGTATCTCACTACACGTCGACACTGAACATTGTGGAGGCATACTGCCGTAGCGTGTATTATACCTATAGTCGTTTGGATGG CTCCACTGCAGTGACCAAACGCCAGCAACTTGTTGACGAATTTAACCAAGCCAAGCAGTCGAATAAAT TTTTATTTCTCCTGAGCGCGAAAGCGGGCGGCGTTGGGCTGAATTTAATTGGTGCTTCCCGGTTAATCCTAATCGACAGCGACTGGAATCCTTCCCACGACCTACAGTCGATGGCTCGGATTCATCG TGATGGACAG AAACGCCCCGTTTTTATATATCGGTTGATAACGACCGGCACCATTGACG AGAAAATTTATCAACGACAGGTTACCAAGTTGGGCCTGAGTAACT CACTGATGTCCGAG TCATCCGGCAAGGAAGCTAATTCGTCCTCAAAGTCAAGTGCGGACTCTTTCACCCAACGAGAT CTGCAAGATATTTTCAGCATTCACCCGCATACTCTATGCCAAACTCACGAGCTCTTGCAATGCCATTGTTCAAACAGCGACCATGTTGTGAGCTCGAATGCCAACTCTGATGACGAATCAGAGCTTGTAGACCCCAGTGAACTAGCCAAGAGCGTTGGCAAGAAGTCTAGGAAAAATGTTATCAACGACTCGGATTCAGATTCCAGTTCAGAGTCCGAGGTAGAAATGGGATTCGTTCCTGCATCCCAAGTCAAACCCAGTAAAATGAGTAAAGCG GAAAAGAAACGAAGGCGTGAAGCCCTGGCTTCATTAAGCCAATGGAGGCATATAAATTGCTTCATGGATGGCTGCTCCGAACTTATTCAGGACCCTGTCCTTTTGCACATCCTACAGGCGGCCGATAGCACTATGGTCTCGAGCTTTCTCGCGGACCAGTCCGGACAACAAAAAGACTGGGGTGGGATGGTTAGCTATGCGTTCGAGAAACGGTCGGGCTCCCAACTCACTTAG